In one window of Brassica rapa cultivar Chiifu-401-42 chromosome A07, CAAS_Brap_v3.01, whole genome shotgun sequence DNA:
- the LOC117126632 gene encoding uncharacterized protein LOC117126632 produces MDHIILVCGKWKFERKKWLFEVDNDQGSKLLAANEETRYEDFVKTIYEDYEVDFAEHELELTYVLPKPKLVKENLDTPPVKVRNDRQFHVFLCLHKVENVRLCVEFKLKKKEVEEASKEPEEFLQKDDPLLAEDEDSDEDNDRFDYCNDSDGATSHDENFTSYGFPPDQVQESQGSPTKMSSATVLKTPKGDCTHNRFDLSSFKLEVGQSFDSKDALATRLKICSVVHKFDFDVDKSTPTLWFVKCWVKGCTWKLRATPVGESSRFTIRVYVDEHSCSVTERSSRSRQATPEILGLLYKDYIGGVDRTTLPRHVESAMNMSFGIKMDYWKSHRTLIVARDLVMGSSENGYEELPSYLHKIRMVNPGTLARLEVDANNRFKYLFLAFSASITGFPFMRKVVVVDGTFLQGKYKGTLLIATSQDGNFQIFPIAFAVVDTENDESWTWFFRQLSRVIPDDEGLALISDRHKSIRKAISVVYPLASTGICTYHLYKNILLRYRGRDLFGLVKKAAYSFRLADFEASFETIKGLNPDLHAYLERADVCKWARAHFRGDRYNILTSNIAESINRALSDVRSLPIVRLLESI; encoded by the exons ATGGATCACATCATTCTGGTCTGTGGAAAGTggaaatttgaaagaaaaaaatggttATTTGAAGTGGATAATGATCAAGGTAGTAAATTACTTGCAGCTAACGAGGAAACTAGATATGAAGATTTTGTGAAAACCATATATGAGGATTATGAAGTTGATTTCGCAGAACACGAGTTGGAGCTAACGTACGTTTTGCCAAAACCTAAACTGGTCAAGGAAAACCTCGATACCCCTCCTGTGAAAGTAAGAAACGATAGGCAATTTCATGTATTTTTGTGTCTTCACAAAGTCGAAAACGTTAGACTCTGTGTAGAGTTTAAACTGAAGAAAAAAGAGGTTGAAGAAGCTAGCAAAGAACCAGAAGAATTCCTGCAAAAAGATGACCCATTGTTGGCAGAGGATGAAGATTCAGATGAAGACAATGATCGATTTGATTACTGCAACGATTCTGATGGAGCAACGTCTCATGACGAAAACTTTACCTCATATGGGTTTCCGCCAGACCAAGTACAAGAGAGTCAGGGATCTCCTACAAAGATGAGTTCAGCGACAGTCCTAAAGACACCAAAAGGAGATTGTACGCATAATAGGTTCGACTTGAGCTCTTTCAAACTGGAAGTGGGGCAGAGTTTTGATTCAAAAGATGCATTGGCTACACGTCTGAAGATCTGTTCAGTCGTCCACAAATTCGATTTTGATGTGGATAAATCTACCCCTACGCTGTGGTTTGTAAAATGTTGGGTAAAAGGATGTACGTGGAAGCTTAGAGCTACACCAGTAGGTGAATCTTCAAGGTTCACAATCCGAGTATATGTAGATGAACATTCCTGCTCAGTAACAGAGCGTTCGTCTCGTTCTCGACAAGCTACTCCTGAAATTCTTGGCCTCTTGTACAAAGACTATATTGGTGGGGTTGATCGAACTACTTTACCACGTCATGTTGAGAGTGCTATGAACATGAGCTTCGGAATCAAG ATGGATTACTGGAAATCTCATCGTACACTTATAGTTGCTAGAGATCTCGTAATGGGTTCATCGGAGAATGGATATGAGGAGTTACCTTCTTACCTGCACAAGATTAGAATGGTAAATCCTGGGACCTTAGCTCGACTGGAAGTTGATGCAAACAATAGATTTAAGTACTTATTCCTTGCATTCAGCGCTAGCATTACTGGCTTCCCATTTATGAGAAAGGTTGTGGTGGTTGATGGTACTTTCTTGCAAGGAAAATACAAAGGAACGCTTCTCATTGCAACATCACAGGATGGTAATTTTCAGATATTTCCAATAGCATTTGCTGTGGTTGACACAGAGAATGATGAATCATGGACATGGTTCTTCCGTCAACTCAGCCGTGTGATACCCGATGATGAAGGATTGGCATTAATTTCTGACAGGCACAAGTCAATAAGGAAGGCAATTTCAGTGGTCTATCCGTTGGCTAGCACGGGAATTTGCACGTACCACTTATATAAGAACATCTTATTACGGTACAGAGGACGTGATCTGTTTGGTTTGGTCAAAAAAGCTGCGTACTCTTTTAGGTTAGCTGACTTTGAAGCAAGCTTCGAGACGATTAAAGGGTTAAATCCAGATTTACATGCATATTTGGAACGTGCTGATGTGTGTAAGTGGGCTCGAGCGCATTTTAGAGGTGATAGATATAACATCCTTACAAGTAACATAGCTGAATCCATAAACAGAGCTTTGTCAGATGTGAGAAGCTTGCCAATTGTTCGCCTTTTAGAGTCTATCTGA
- the LOC117126710 gene encoding uncharacterized protein LOC117126710: MNPNFNCTVSSSDIRKYPRRLYEVGKTPVQSRSMNHSCYLSNIQTVREELGEDVWSELRESAIGVIVKLKELPYIWSAKVVHHFLANQLAIESSHEIWSLIDDFMPLRFSLYEFGEITGLNCDPFDKHDVWDVDHQEFWLEMNIPTSDGPTLLELQAILPICRNWPREKRVMIGLLCLLSIGIFGISSNSRIPLHCAKRVMDTAAFQRYPWGRIGFSSLVDSIKVLTYEAEKSYTLHGCVHVLLIWVYESVPGLGEIYGNRIDGADVPLLSWKGSRTRINFSDFCAQEKRKYPKVRVRHMIMKPVEDIYPKWDNDKIYTDLDNMIKDILNGQLNEKFWDAVPTTKCQKRKNGVAASVVPNQRPSTMRRKDKEPADGSEASDMVCTKCSCS; encoded by the exons ATGAATCCCAATTTCAACT GTACGGTTTCTTCTTCGGATATAAGAAAGTATCCTCGTCGTTTGTATGAGGTTGGGAAAACCCCAGTTCAGAGTAGGAGCATGAACCATAGTTGTTATCTCTCCAACATTCAAACCGTGAGAGAAGAACTTGGGGAAGATGTTTGGTCTGAGTTGAGGGAATCAGCTATTGGAGTTATTGTGAAGCTGAAAGAGCTGCCTTATATTTGGTCTGCGAAAGTTGTTCACCATTTTCTTGCCAATCAATTGGCAATTGAGAGCAGTCATGAGATTTGGTCTTTGATAGATGATTTTATGCCATTGCGTTTCTCTTTGTATGAGTTTGGAGAGATTACAGGTCTGAATTGTGATCCTTTCGACAAGCATGACGTTTGGGATGTTGACCATCAAGAGTTTTGGCTGGAGATGAACATTCCGACATCAGATGGACCTACATTGCTAGAGTTGCAAGCCATATTGCCGATTTGCAGAAACTGGCCTCGAGAGAAGCGAGTGATGATTGGTTTGTTGTGTCTGCTATCCATTGGAATATTTGGCATTTCAAGCAACAGCAGAATTCCTTTGCATTGTGCTAAAAGGGTGATGGACACTGCAGCTTTCCAGCGATATCCATGGGGCCGTATTGGATTTAGCAGCCTTGTCGATTCCATTAAAGTACTCACATATGAAGCAGAGAAGAGTTACACACTTCACGGCTGTGTTCATGTGCTGTTAATATGGGTTTATGAGTCTGTCCCTGGTTTAGGAGAAATATATGGGAATCGGATTGATGGAGCTGATGTTCCTCTTCTGTCATGGAAGGGATCTCGTACGCGTAtaaatttttcagatttttgtgcccaagaaaagagaaaatatcCAAAG GTTCGTGTGAGGCATATGATTATGAAGCCAGTGGAGGATATATATCCGAAGTGGGACAATGATAAAATCTATACTGATCTGGACAACATGATAAAAGACATCCTTAATGGTCAGCTAAATGAGAAGTTTTGGGATGCAGTGCCCACTACCAAATGCCAGAAGAGAAAAAATGGTGTTGCCGCATCTGTTGTTCCAAACCAGAGGCCTTCTACTATGCGAAGAAAAGACAAAGAACCTGCTGATGGAAGTGAAGCATCTGATATGGTATGTACAAAATGTTCTTGTAGTTAG
- the LOC103828454 gene encoding protein WUSCHEL: MEPPQHHHQADQENGNNNKSGSGSYTCRQTSTRWTPTTEQIRILKDLYYNNGVRSPTADQIQKISARLRLYGKIEGKNVFYWFQNHKARERQKKRFNGTVMTTPTSSSPNSVMMASDHYYNHHPLLHHPQQGVTMHRPASVNVKLDQENHLLQENRSYPSFNNGTGTECGALNASSNGYMNSHLYGSIEQDCSMSYNNVGGEWTNMDHNHHYSAPAYNFFDRPKPMYELEVHEEEGDYGGDAYLEHRRTLPLFPMHGEDHINGGGGVIWKHGQSDGRDRYGRGPCASLKLCLNSHAAGVTQD; the protein is encoded by the exons ATGGAGCCACCGCAACATCATCATCAAGCCGACCAAGAAAACGGCAACAACAACAAGTCCGGCTCTGGTAGTTATACGTGTCGTCAAACGAGCACAAGATGGACACCAACAACGGAGCAAATCAGAATCCTAAAAGATCTTTACTACAACAACGGAGTCCGATCACCAACGGCCGACCAGATTCAGAAGATCTCTGCAAGGCTGAGACTGTATGGGAAAATCGAGGGTAAAAACGTCTTTTACTGGTTCCAGAACCATAAGGCTCGTGAGCGACAGAAGAAGAGATTCAACGGCACAGTCATGACCACTCCGACGTCTTCATCTCCTAACTCGGTTATGATGGCTAGTGATCATTATTATAACCATCATCCTCTTCTTCACCATCCTCAGCAAGGTGTTACCATGCACAGACCTGCTTCAGTAAACGTTAAGCTTGACCAAGAAAATCATCTGCTTCAGGAAAACAGATCATATCCTAGCTTCAATAACG GTACAGGCACTGAATGTGGTGCTCTTAATGCGTCTTCTAATGGCTACATGAATAGCCATCTCTATGGATCTATT GAACAAGATTGTTCAATGAGCTACAACAACGTAGGTGGAGAGTGGACAAACATGGATCATAATCATCATTACTCGGCTCCAGCTTACAACTTCTTCGATAGACCAAAGCCTATGTATGAACTAGAAGTTcatgaagaagaaggagactATGGTGGCGATGCTTATCTGGAACATAGACGTACCCTTCCTCTTTTTCCTATGCACGGTGAGGATCACATCAACGGCGGTGGTGGTGTCATCTGGAAGCACGGACAATCGGACGGTCGTGATCGTTATGGTAGAGGCCCTTGTGCTTCTCTAAAGCTATGCCTGAACTCCCACGCCGCCGGCGTCACACAGGATTAA
- the LOC117126631 gene encoding uncharacterized protein LOC117126631: protein MTRWFATRKHDADLMKTSLTRGVEKLLEGRIPIANLLKVQAIDIHQSQVMGVSSLHVVNLTEKTCSCRRFDLEKLPCAHAIAAAEARKISRISLCHKYYRTQYLYNAYFTPVMPNAADVPIPEEVAKRICLPPDVRQPPGRPKKSRHKSILEKVADKKRPRKEHTCRICNHVGHNSTTCPLK, encoded by the exons ATGACACGTTGGTTTGCAACAAGAAAACATGATGCTGACTTGATGAAAACTTCTCTGACTCGTGGTGTGGAGAAGTTGTTGGAG GGCCGTATACCTATTGCTAATCTATTAAAGGTTCAAGCTATCGACATTCATCAGTCACAAGTGATGGGAGTCTCATCTTTACATGTTGTAAACCTTACAGAAAAAACATGTTCTTGCCGTAGATTTGATTTGGAGAAGCTACCATGTGCTCATGCTATAGCTGCTGCGGAAGCTAGAAAGATATCACGTATATCACTTTGTCACAAGTACTATCGGACGCAGTACCTTTACAATGCATATTTCACTCCTGTTATGCCCAATGCAGCTGATGTTCCAATTCCAGAAGAAGTTGCAAAGAGGATCTGTTTGCCGCCTGATGTCCGCCAACCACCGGGAAGACCCAAAAAATCAAgacataaatctattttggagaaAGTTGCAGACAAGAAGCGGCCAAGGAAGGAACACACATGTAGAATTTGTAACCATGTGGGACACAATTCTACAACATGTCCTCTTAAGTGA